The following proteins are encoded in a genomic region of Sorangiineae bacterium MSr12523:
- a CDS encoding helix-turn-helix domain-containing protein, which yields MSIVVAIRALANERRLQILEWLKDPEAHFPPQVDGDLVKDGVCGIFIAEKLRVTPATVSEHLKVLSRAGLVRAKRIKQWTFYKRDEAQIRKIKDAIKRSI from the coding sequence GTGTCCATCGTCGTCGCAATCCGGGCCCTGGCCAACGAACGCAGGCTACAAATCCTCGAATGGCTCAAAGATCCGGAGGCCCATTTTCCTCCGCAGGTCGATGGCGATCTCGTCAAGGATGGGGTCTGCGGCATCTTCATCGCCGAAAAGCTCCGCGTCACACCCGCCACCGTGAGCGAGCACCTCAAGGTGCTCTCGCGCGCAGGGCTCGTACGCGCCAAGCGCATCAAGCAGTGGACGTTCTACAAACGGGACGAGGCACAGATTCGGAAGATCAAGGACGCGATCAAGCGGAGCATCTGA
- a CDS encoding threonine/serine dehydratase: MTEELQGARITQVEKLIRPHVRTTPIVRLDGADFGLPSFPLTLKLELLQHAGSFKTRGAFTNLLTRKVPSVGVAAASGGNHGAAVAYAAHKLGIPAKIFVPSISSPAKVQRIRDYGADLVVGGDRYADALAACEAYIAQSGALSVHAFDQVETLLGQATLGLELQEQAPDVNTVLSGVGGGGLLGGILAWYAGRVKVVGVEPDGAPTLAKALEAGKPVDAEMGSIAADSLAPRRVGELMFPLARKYGSGVRLVTDDEIRQAQRALWKVLRIVAEPGGATAFGAILSGRYQPEPGEHVAVVVSGGNTTAVDFDR; encoded by the coding sequence ATGACCGAAGAACTGCAGGGGGCACGTATCACCCAGGTTGAAAAACTCATCCGGCCGCATGTGCGCACGACGCCGATCGTGCGGCTCGACGGGGCCGATTTCGGCTTGCCCTCGTTTCCGCTGACCCTCAAGTTGGAGCTGCTTCAGCACGCCGGCTCGTTCAAGACGCGCGGCGCGTTCACCAATTTGCTCACGCGCAAGGTCCCCTCCGTCGGGGTGGCCGCCGCATCGGGCGGCAACCATGGCGCCGCGGTGGCGTATGCGGCGCACAAGCTGGGCATCCCCGCGAAAATCTTCGTGCCCAGCATTTCCTCGCCCGCCAAAGTGCAGCGCATTCGCGACTACGGGGCGGATCTCGTGGTGGGCGGCGATCGCTACGCCGATGCCTTGGCGGCCTGCGAAGCGTACATTGCGCAATCGGGCGCGCTGTCCGTGCACGCGTTCGATCAGGTCGAGACGCTGCTGGGGCAGGCCACGTTGGGCCTCGAGCTCCAGGAGCAAGCGCCCGACGTGAACACGGTGCTTTCGGGCGTCGGGGGCGGTGGGCTCCTCGGCGGCATTCTCGCGTGGTATGCGGGGCGCGTGAAGGTCGTCGGTGTCGAGCCGGATGGCGCACCGACGCTGGCGAAGGCGCTGGAGGCGGGAAAGCCGGTGGACGCGGAAATGGGCAGCATCGCGGCCGATTCGCTGGCCCCGCGGCGCGTGGGCGAGTTGATGTTTCCGCTCGCGCGCAAGTACGGCAGCGGCGTGCGTCTGGTGACGGACGACGAAATACGGCAGGCGCAGCGTGCCCTGTGGAAGGTGCTCCGCATCGTCGCCGAGCCGGGCGGTGCGACGGCGTTCGGGGCGATTCTGTCGGGCCGCTATCAGCCCGAGCCGGGAGAGCATGTGGCCGTCGTCGTCAGCGGCGGTAATACGACGGCGGTGGATTTCGATCGATAG
- a CDS encoding RidA family protein, with translation MAGKIETRLKELGIELPAATAPVANFVPCVQTGNLLYVSGQVTAFNGEIRHVGKVGGTISLEEAVQAARLCALNVLSQARAFLGDLDRVTRVVQVQGFVNAEPDYRDHPKVVNGASDVFVEVFGDAGKHARFAVGVGSLPLGVSVEVAAVLEVK, from the coding sequence ATGGCTGGCAAAATCGAAACGCGATTGAAGGAGCTTGGCATCGAACTTCCCGCGGCCACGGCGCCGGTGGCGAATTTCGTTCCCTGCGTCCAAACCGGGAATCTGCTTTACGTGTCGGGCCAAGTGACGGCATTCAACGGGGAAATCCGGCACGTCGGCAAGGTGGGCGGGACCATCTCGCTCGAGGAGGCGGTGCAGGCGGCGCGGCTTTGCGCGCTCAATGTTCTCTCGCAAGCCCGCGCCTTCTTGGGCGATCTGGATCGCGTCACGCGCGTCGTCCAGGTGCAGGGCTTCGTGAATGCGGAGCCGGATTACCGGGATCACCCGAAGGTGGTCAACGGCGCGTCCGACGTGTTCGTCGAGGTGTTCGGCGATGCAGGCAAGCACGCGCGCTTCGCCGTGGGCGTGGGATCGCTGCCGCTCGGCGTCTCCGTCGAGGTAGCGGCCGTTCTCGAGGTGAAATAG
- a CDS encoding MarR family winged helix-turn-helix transcriptional regulator, with product MSRPVSKKSDPALADVERGMVRLRRSMANRTLGKLAVRELGLDVDLGTMAVLDVVQEGADEPDGEITVGLVAERLGVDPSRASRMVATAIDAGYVERVASQSDGRRITLRLTESGHQFEDTMHRFRQAQFARAMEDWSDREREQFGRLLLKFTASWRETMRRGK from the coding sequence ATGAGCCGTCCTGTTTCGAAGAAGAGCGATCCGGCGCTGGCCGACGTCGAGCGCGGCATGGTCCGGCTTCGCCGCAGCATGGCCAATCGCACCTTGGGAAAGCTTGCCGTCCGCGAGCTGGGGCTCGACGTCGACCTCGGCACCATGGCGGTGCTCGATGTGGTCCAGGAAGGCGCGGACGAGCCCGATGGTGAGATCACCGTGGGCCTCGTGGCCGAGCGGCTCGGCGTCGATCCTTCGCGGGCGAGCCGCATGGTCGCGACCGCCATCGACGCCGGCTACGTGGAACGCGTGGCCTCCCAATCCGATGGCCGGCGCATCACGCTACGGCTCACCGAATCGGGGCACCAATTCGAAGACACGATGCATCGCTTTCGGCAGGCCCAGTTCGCGCGTGCGATGGAAGACTGGTCCGATCGCGAGCGCGAACAATTCGGGCGCCTTCTGCTGAAGTTCACCGCGAGTTGGCGAGAAACCATGCGCCGCGGGAAATGA
- a CDS encoding class I SAM-dependent methyltransferase produces the protein MTAAAFEEIYRKDQRAPWDQDGPTPFVVELEREGYIRGAVLDAGCGTGENALYLASRGHEVFALDGAPTAIERAREKARTRGIDVPFQLADARDLAGYTDRFDTVIDIGLFHVFDEEEDRLRYAASLQRACRPGALVHLLCFNANNDFDATIPRPRGCGTHPVDEAELRRAFGAGWTWESFTEVTGRSAAPGGGARRFWLLRVRKASGV, from the coding sequence ATGACCGCTGCAGCGTTCGAAGAGATTTACCGCAAGGATCAACGTGCACCCTGGGATCAGGACGGCCCCACCCCCTTCGTCGTCGAGCTCGAACGCGAGGGCTACATCCGCGGCGCCGTGCTCGATGCCGGCTGCGGCACCGGCGAAAATGCGCTGTATCTGGCCAGTCGAGGCCACGAGGTGTTCGCGCTCGATGGGGCACCCACCGCCATCGAGCGGGCGCGCGAGAAGGCGCGCACCCGCGGCATCGACGTGCCCTTCCAGCTCGCCGACGCGCGCGATCTCGCCGGGTACACCGACCGATTCGACACGGTCATCGACATCGGGCTTTTTCACGTCTTCGACGAAGAGGAGGATCGCCTTCGCTACGCCGCCTCACTCCAGCGCGCTTGCAGACCTGGCGCCTTGGTGCATCTGCTTTGCTTCAACGCCAACAACGACTTCGACGCCACCATCCCGCGCCCGCGCGGCTGCGGCACGCACCCCGTGGACGAGGCCGAGCTGCGCCGTGCCTTTGGCGCCGGATGGACATGGGAGTCCTTTACGGAGGTGACCGGCAGGTCTGCCGCTCCAGGAGGCGGCGCGAGGCGCTTCTGGCTCCTGCGCGTGCGAAAGGCCTCTGGCGTTTGA
- a CDS encoding GNAT family N-acetyltransferase, translated as MPRHTEDEPQLDGESRATGDGLVVKVRRIHRRDLNRVWEFLKLCFRDVNRETVEYQRPRSKKRFLEVYEEEGVEQLLFEVSTDDGDVVVGYTECTFEILGEDNWMNERYFANRDMRPLFIEELAVHPNYQGQGIGAFLMEQLEHLAKIRGCTHLVLEVAENNESALHFYRARSFYKLDAAIFMAKRIVVGSELLPPRKLKKGRAPRKAPAKGSS; from the coding sequence ATGCCCCGGCATACCGAAGATGAGCCCCAGCTCGATGGCGAAAGTCGCGCGACCGGCGATGGGCTGGTCGTCAAAGTGCGACGCATCCACCGCCGCGACTTGAACCGCGTTTGGGAGTTCCTCAAGCTCTGCTTTCGCGATGTGAACCGCGAGACCGTGGAGTACCAGCGGCCGCGCTCGAAGAAGCGCTTCCTCGAGGTGTACGAGGAAGAAGGGGTGGAGCAGCTTCTCTTCGAAGTGTCCACGGACGATGGCGACGTCGTCGTCGGCTACACCGAGTGCACCTTCGAGATCCTCGGCGAGGACAACTGGATGAACGAGCGCTATTTCGCCAACCGCGACATGCGCCCGCTGTTCATCGAGGAGCTGGCCGTGCACCCGAATTACCAGGGGCAGGGCATCGGCGCCTTCCTCATGGAGCAGCTCGAGCACCTGGCGAAGATCCGCGGCTGCACGCACCTGGTGCTCGAGGTGGCGGAGAACAACGAATCGGCGCTGCACTTTTACCGCGCGCGCAGCTTCTACAAGCTCGATGCGGCCATCTTCATGGCCAAGCGCATCGTGGTGGGCTCGGAGCTGTTGCCGCCGCGCAAGCTGAAAAAAGGGCGCGCACCGCGCAAGGCTCCCGCCAAGGGCAGCAGCTGA